The following coding sequences lie in one Sorghum bicolor cultivar BTx623 chromosome 6, Sorghum_bicolor_NCBIv3, whole genome shotgun sequence genomic window:
- the LOC110436464 gene encoding uncharacterized protein LOC110436464 translates to MSSYDVAKGKPEQFTPEEEKTFLAADNLFRGAVISALDKKYVDNYIICTTAKELWDALEAKFRVSDAGSELYLMEQLFDYKMVDCRSVIEQAHEIQALAKELEQFPCVLPKKFVAGGIIAKLPLSWKNFATSLKHQRKEFGLAELMETLDVEEKARAKDTYGKGVESSSANVVQKKKQFTFRNKKKNKQENKQGANPKPKQTATFKKKKAEGGCFTGNTGALLMGNGSHARVLGVGTVILKFTSGKTVLMKNVQHVASNKKNLVSGSQLCRDGYKIVFEANKVILSKFGTFIGKGFAVNEADKCVYYRFGGVKV, encoded by the exons ATGAGTAGCTATGACGTCGCAAAGGGGAAGCCGGAACAGTTTACTCCTGAGGAGGAGAAAACGTTCTTGGCTGCTGATAACCTCTTCAGAGGCGCCGTCATAAGTGCGCTCGATAAAAAGTATGTCGACAATTATATTATTTGCACCACTGCTAAGGAATTATGGGATGCACTTGAGGCCAAGTTTAGGGTTTCTGATGCTGGTAGCGAGCTGTACCTCATGGAACAATTGTTTGATTACAAGATGGTTGATTGCCGTTCTGTGATTGAACAAGCACATGAGATACAGGCACTAGCTAAGGAACTAGAACAATTCCCTTGTGTGTTGCCTAAAAAGTTTGTGGCCGGCGGTATAATCGCTAAGCTGCCACTTTCTTGGAAGAATTTTGCTACTTCTCTAAAACATCAGAGGAAAGAGTTTGGTCTTGCTGAACTCATGGAaactcttgatgttgaggagaaGGCGAGAGCAAAAGATACATATGGGAAAGGCGTTGAGTCTTCTAGTGCCAATGTGGTGCAGAAGAAAAAGCAATTCACATTCCGtaataagaaaaagaacaagcaagagaacAAGCAAGGAGCAAACCCGAAGCCAAAACAAACTGCAActtttaagaagaaaaaggcaGAAGGAGGCTGCTTT ACCGGCAACACTGGAGCCTTACTGATGGGGAACGGCTCTCATGCGcgtgttcttggtgttggtacggTCATTCTGAAGTTCACTTCGGGAAAGACGGTGCTGATGAAGAACGTGCAGCATGTCGCCTCCAACAAAAAGAATCTAGTTAGCGGCTCACAGCTTTGTAGAGATGGCTACAAAATAGTCTTTGAGGCCAATAAAGTTATACTTTCAAAATTTGGAACTTTTATTGGTAAAG GCTTTGCTGTTAATGAAGCTGACAAATGTGTGTACTATCGGTTTGGTGGGGTGAAGGTGTGA